In one window of Clavelina lepadiformis chromosome 4, kaClaLepa1.1, whole genome shotgun sequence DNA:
- the LOC143452420 gene encoding uncharacterized protein LOC143452420: protein MLSAEKVLKLLANELQINPRGCDVPNEVQLEEGELLNKIRMCLGNVKQKYTVDFEHFRYFGGFQVGDYNGCQLLHLFVSLVNDPRILQNGNCVVFSIRGECRFALLVFKPNWIEIITMPAEDSNHRYFYKKLFDDYSVDFQEYDNEQVQQLRSILPEKLQDFMEQPLADKVSCRHTAAFLGVLINIARRYCDDEHIQSEDRLLNRGIIPVCLKLAVDSAQSGKLEKVMHYRHLNFDNVKEDFVSNFREKHGRQPRSKEIYLNFRAKRVECETAVAIDILTHSNMPHDGEGLYNEISVEEMKSELKAFYEI from the exons ATGCTCAGTGCAGAAAAGGTGCTTAAACTGCTGGCAAATGAATTGCAAATTAATCCTCGGGGTTGTGATGTCCCTAACGAAGTACAGTTGGAAGAAGGCGAgttgttaaacaaaattcGCATGTGTTTAGGGAACGTGAAACAGAAATATACAGTCGACTTCGAACATTTCAGATATTTTGGTGGCTTTCAAGTCGGAGATTACAATGGCTGTCAACTCCTTCACTTGTTTGTTTCTCTTGTCAATGATCCAAGAATTCTTCAAAACGGAAATTGTGTTGTATTTTCAATTCGAGGTGAATGCAGATTTGCTTTATTGGTTTTTAAGCCAAACTGGAtagaaataataacaatgcCTGCCGAAGACTCTAACCATAGATATTTCTACAAGAAGCTCTTTGACGACTATTCGGTGGATTTTCAAGAATACGACAACGAGCAAGTGCAACAACTTCGATCAATTTTGCCCGAAAAACTTCAAGACTTCATGGAACAACCACTTGCTGATAAAGTTTCGTGCAGACACACGGCAGCTTTTTTGGGagttttaattaacattgctcGAAGATACTGTGACGATGAACATATCCAAAGCGAAGATCGGTTGTTAAATCGAGGGATCATTCCGGTTTGTCTTAAATTGGCAGTTGATTCTGCACAGTCAGGCAAACTCGAAAAAGTCATGCATTATAGACATTTAAACTTTGATAATGTGAAGGaggattttgtttcaaacttcCGTGAAAAACATGGAAGGCAACCTCGTTCAAAGGAGATTTATCTCAATTTTCGAGCAAAGAGAGTAGAATGCGAGACGGCGGTGGCGATCGATATACTAACCCA TTCTAATATGCCCCATGACGGAGAAGGACTTTACAATGAGATCAGTGTTGAAGAAATGAAGTCGGAGCTAAAGGCGTTTTATGAAATTTAG
- the LOC143452761 gene encoding uncharacterized protein LOC143452761 produces the protein MLTINEVLNRVRDELQIPVEPIKVCIKPAKVSDKMLTDKIQQRLEKKKQRYPQISFDCFNFIGGFEIGRYTGIQLLHFMLSLLCDEHVRRNGNCILFNVNQETAFAILVYVDDKTLEMVVSSDKSSPIGHLFYKLYDDKTCEKFPNDLQEAKSLRSELSQKFENFMGKKFSETVFCPFSSAFLGVFLDICRAYFYVNPYHNKQKRLVQALLPACVKLAIDSQQSGKLQDVLHYQNLETAKDIILGSIKHDADESFAEIDIQKTIEALKSFYEIPFHSQLSETQALKSFYEIPYPSQLSEINLFEKVLRQTFI, from the exons ATGCTGACTATAAACGAAGTACTTAATCGCGTAAGAGATGAGTTACAAATTCCTGTTGAACCTATCAAAGTCTGTATCAAACCAGCGAAGGTGAGCGATAAGATGTTGACTGACAAGATACAACAACGtttggaaaagaaaaaacaacgaTATCCTCAAATTTCTTTTGactgttttaatttcattggAGGGTTCGAAATTGGAAGGTACACTGGAATCCAACTTTTGCACTTTATGCTGTCATTGCTTTGTGATGAGCATGTTCGGCGGAACGGAAACTGTATACTGTTTAATGTTAATCAGGAGACGGCATTTGCAATTCTTGTATACGTTGATGACAAAACTCTAGAAATGGTTGTTTCGTCAGATAAGAGTAGTCCAATTGgacatttgttttataaactttatGATGATAAAACATGTGAAAAATTTCCGAATGATCTCCAAGAAGCTAAAAGTTTACGCTCAGAACtgtcccaaaagttcgaaaaTTTTATGgggaaaaaattttcagaaactGTATTTTGTCCGTTTTCATCAGCATTTTTAGGAGTTTTCCTGGACATATGCAGagcttatttttatgttaatcCATatcataacaaacaaaaaaggctTGTTCAGGCTCTTCTTCCTGCCTGTGTAAAACTTGCCATTGACAGTCAACAAAGCGGAAAACTTCAAGACGTTTTGCATTACCAAAATCTTGAAACTGCAAAAGACATTATACTTGG ATCCATTAAGCACGACGCTGATGAGTCATTCGCGGAAATAGATATACAGAAGACAATTGAAGCATTGAAGTCATTTTATGAAATACCGTTCCATTCTCAGTTATCAGAGACTCAAGCATTGAAGTCATTTTATGAAATACCGTACCCTTCTCAGTTATCAGAGatcaatttatttgaaaaggtCCTTAGGCAAACCTTTATTTAG
- the LOC143452760 gene encoding deoxynucleoside triphosphate triphosphohydrolase SAMHD1-like, with translation MSEENAASTSGGSGRNVLPKKCFQDPVHGPIELHPLLVKIIDTPQFQRLRNIKQLGATYFVYPGASHNRFEHCIGTCHLAGELARHLQAQHPELIDDKDILCVEIAGLCHDLGHGPFSHLFDNKFLPRVGITKLKHEEVSCKMFDHLMETNQHLEGHFTDADLNMDEDLDFIKEIITGPLNDEKSSWNYRGRPREKGFLYEIVSNGPYKVDVDKWDYFARDSYHLGIKNSFDHKRFMKFLKVLKVGEDTHICQRDKEYLNLYEMFHVRSSLHRRAYQHRVCSAIDAMICDALVVANKHICFPGKDGKMLMISETITDMVAFEKLTDNVLLQILHADNRCDFMVEAQHILNRILRRDLYDYVGHSKLRAIASEAIPKCFEAEAEIAGLDQNKELKKDDIVVNVRSFDFCMGKENPLDHFMFYNKDKPDTAFQIPTDEISDMLPQTFQDHEIQVFSKDPKKSGKIKECFQRWCRHKGYPGPLKRRNLAH, from the exons atgtCTGAAGAAAACGCTGCAAGTACTTCTGGTGGAAGCGGAAGAAATGTTCTACCGAAAAAG TGTTTCCAAGATCCCGTCCATGGTCCCATAGAACTCCATCCTCTGTTGGTGAAGATAATCGACACACCACAGTTTCAAAGGCTCAGAAATATCAAACAACTTGGAGCAACTTACTTTGTTTATCCGGGAGCATCTCATAACAGATTCGAGCATTGCATTGG gACATGTCACTTGGCTGGTGAACTTGCTCGTCACTTGCAAGCCCAGCATCCTGAATTAATTGACGACAAAGATATCCTTTGCGTGGAAATAGCTGGACTCTGTCATGATCTCG GGCATGGACCGTTTTCGCACTTGTTCGATAATAAATTTCTTCCCAGAGTTGGAATAACTAAATTGAAA CATGAAGAAGTATCTTGTAAGATGTTTGATCATTTGATGGAGACAAATCAGCACTTGGAAGGTCATTTTACAGATGCTGATTTGAACATGGATGAAGATTTAGATTTcataaaagaaattattaCGGGCCCtttaaatgatgaaaaatcg AGCTGGAATTACAGAGGGAGACCCCGGGAAAAAGGTTTCTTATATGAG ATTGTTTCAAATGGTCCATATAAAGTTGATGTTGACAAATGGGATTACTTTGCACGTGATTCTTATCACTTGGGCATAAAGAACAGCTTCGATCATAAGCGCTTCATGAAGTTTCTAAAGGTCCTGAAAGTAGGAGAAGATACTCACATATGCCAACGTGACAAA GAATACTTGAAcctttatgaaatgtttcatgtTCGAAGTTCATTGCATAGACGGGCTTACCAGCACAGGGTGTGTTCAGCTATAGATGCGAT GATTTGTGATGCATTGGTTGTTGCAAACaagcatatttgttttcctgGCAAAGATGGAAAAATGTTGATGATTTCTGAGACCATCACGGATATGGTTGCTTTTGAAAAGCTGACTGATAAT GTTTTGCTTCAGATATTGCATGCAGACAATCGATGCGATTTCATGGTTGAAGCACAACATATTTTAAATCGAATACTTCGGCGTGATCTCTATGACTATGTTGGTCATAGCAAGCTAAGGGCCATAGCAAGCGAGGCTATTCCTAAA TGTTTTGAAGCTGAAGCTGAAATCGCAGGGTTAGACCAGAATAAGGAATTAAAGAAAGATGATATAGTAGTCAAC GTGCGTTCTTTTGACTTTTGCATGGGAAAAGAAAACCCATTGGATCATTTCATGTTTTATAACAAAGATAAACCCGACACTGCTTTCCAAATTCCTACAGATGAAATTTCTGACATGCTTCCACAAACTTTTCAG GATCATGAAATACAAGTTTTCTCAAAAGATCCCaaaaaaagtggaaaaattAAGGAGTGCTTCCAGAGATGGTGTCGTCATAAGGGATATCCT GGACCACTGAAGAGAAGAAATCTTGCACATTGA